From the bacterium genome, one window contains:
- the dnaA gene encoding chromosomal replication initiator protein DnaA, producing the protein MMSQPVDNLAFSVDNSSPERVWDACLDIIKETVNPQSFQTWFAPIIPIKLENRRLTIQVPSQFFYEWIEEYYPHIIRSSLTTVLGNGAVPVYDISQTAPVHRSLPSVNENIYEEQFRRDETSLNRRYTFDTFVEGGGNQFAKAAALAVAEAPGKTSFNPLVLYGGVGLGKTHLIQAIGNYALENKTVKRIRYLSSEKFTIDFINSIQNNMTTEFSRIYRNVDMLLVDDIQFFISKERTQEEFFHTFNTLHQKGKQIVLSSDRPPRDLKGLEERLLSRFQWGLVADIQPPDLETRIAILQQKAQMDEIDLSTDIIDYIATNITSNIRELEGALIKLLAVSSLRGIDITLNLAKTVLKDIFINKRKDISIEEIQSVVCNHFDIPDDLLRGKSRKKEIAFARQVAMYLCKEMTQYSLKSIGLHFGGRDHTTIIHGVRTIKNLLKDKKNKKIYDTIEMLSKKIEVFSL; encoded by the coding sequence ATGATGTCTCAACCTGTGGATAACTTGGCTTTTTCTGTGGATAACTCCTCTCCCGAACGTGTATGGGATGCATGCCTTGACATAATTAAGGAAACAGTTAATCCCCAGAGTTTTCAAACCTGGTTTGCTCCCATTATTCCAATAAAACTTGAAAACAGGCGTCTTACAATCCAGGTACCAAGCCAATTTTTTTATGAATGGATTGAAGAATACTATCCTCACATTATCCGCTCATCCCTTACTACGGTTCTCGGAAATGGTGCAGTTCCTGTTTACGATATATCCCAGACTGCACCTGTACACAGATCATTGCCTTCTGTTAATGAAAATATTTATGAAGAACAATTCAGGAGGGATGAAACATCTCTTAACAGACGTTATACTTTTGATACATTTGTTGAAGGAGGCGGTAACCAATTCGCCAAAGCTGCTGCTCTGGCAGTAGCTGAAGCACCAGGTAAAACCTCTTTTAATCCTCTTGTGCTTTACGGCGGAGTAGGTCTTGGTAAAACACACCTTATACAGGCAATAGGAAATTATGCTCTTGAAAATAAAACTGTAAAAAGAATAAGATATCTTTCCAGTGAAAAATTCACTATAGATTTTATAAACTCAATTCAAAATAATATGACAACGGAATTCAGCAGAATTTACCGCAATGTAGATATGCTTCTTGTTGATGACATACAATTTTTTATAAGTAAAGAAAGAACACAGGAAGAATTCTTTCATACTTTCAATACCCTTCACCAAAAAGGCAAACAGATTGTACTTAGCTCTGACAGGCCTCCGCGGGATCTCAAAGGACTTGAAGAGAGGCTTCTCTCCCGTTTTCAATGGGGCCTTGTTGCTGACATTCAACCCCCTGACCTTGAGACTCGTATTGCAATTCTTCAGCAAAAAGCTCAAATGGATGAAATTGATCTTTCAACAGACATCATAGATTATATAGCAACAAATATTACATCTAATATCAGAGAGCTTGAAGGTGCACTTATCAAACTTCTTGCTGTAAGTTCTCTGCGTGGTATTGATATTACTCTTAACCTTGCAAAAACAGTTTTAAAAGATATTTTTATTAATAAACGAAAGGATATATCAATAGAAGAAATTCAAAGTGTAGTATGCAACCATTTTGATATTCCTGATGATCTTTTACGTGGTAAAAGCAGAAAAAAAGAAATTGCTTTTGCACGTCAGGTTGCTATGTATTTATGTAAAGAAATGACTCAATATTCATTAAAAAGCATAGGTTTGCATTTTGGAGGAAGAGACCACACCACTATTATTCACGGTGTACGTACAATAAAGAACTTGTTGAAAGACAAGAAAAATAAAAAAATATATGATACTATAGAGATGTTATCAAAGAAAATTGAAGTTTTTTCTTTGTGA